From Chloroflexota bacterium:
TCATATAATCTCTCTGCCGCTTGAGCCATGCTTCATACTCCTCTTCGTCCGCTTGCAAGCAATCAGGCAGATAGTTCATGAATGCTTTGTGCGCTCCGCAAAACTTGCACACCCCATCGCTTGCACGTCCCGCCGCATCTTCAATCACCCAATGATGTCTGCATTGTTCACCAACAAACTTTTCTCTTATTGCTCTCTCTTCATTCGCCACTGCTATTGCTGCCATCACGGGCCTCCTTTCCAGCACACAATATTGTATAGTGCCAAGCTGTCTGTGTATGCGACTTTTGTCGCAAACTACCCTTCAGCCGTCTAATTGCCCTGGTGGGAGGACTCTGGTAACATTGCTCCACAGGTCAACGCCTGAAGTCGCCGCTAGAGAAAGACCATGTGCAAGAAAGCTCTGCTTTCGACGTGGAAGCAGTTGCGTATGTCTCTCAATCGCTCCTACCCCGAGGAGGTATGGAATGTAGAGATACGCAGCAAAGCTCTGGAATCTTGGAGCGACTGGGTTGCTGTCTTCCTGGCCAAGACATTCCTGCTTATGCGGGCTACAACACGCCGGTTCTCTAATCAGGAAGGTATGCACCTGGCCGCTGGGGTAGCCTTCTATGCCCTTCTCTCTCTTCTGCCAGCGACTATTCTCTTTGTCAGCATACTCAGCTATGTCACCGAGCCAGAGGAGATCGTCAACTGGTTTGTTCAGCGTTTCGGCGAGGAGACACCTGTAACCCTAGACTTTCTTGACAGGGCCGTGGAAAGCGCCGCAGCCTTACGTGGCCCTTTGGGCATCGTCGGCTTTCTGGGAACGTTGCTTTCCTCCACTCTCTTCTTTGGGGCAGTGATGCGATCTATCAACCGGGCCTGGGGACTTACGGGGGCTGGTAACAGGACCTTCTTGCGGCGGAAGCTGTGGGAGTTCTCCCTGCTGATAGGTACGGCTCTTCTCGTTTTGATTGCCTATGTGGGGACTCTCCTCTTCAAACTGGTGCGACACATA
This genomic window contains:
- a CDS encoding YihY/virulence factor BrkB family protein; the protein is MCKKALLSTWKQLRMSLNRSYPEEVWNVEIRSKALESWSDWVAVFLAKTFLLMRATTRRFSNQEGMHLAAGVAFYALLSLLPATILFVSILSYVTEPEEIVNWFVQRFGEETPVTLDFLDRAVESAAALRGPLGIVGFLGTLLSSTLFFGAVMRSINRAWGLTGAGNRTFLRRKLWEFSLLIGTALLVLIAYVGTLLFKLVRHIDFPGTELHLTGGSVLGNIVTNFVFFLAIAGVIMMLYKFVPTTKVKWRYVLLPSVVTAAILVIVNALLGWYIRHLGYYNLVYGSLASVIVLLVWTYVCANILIGGAAMSAAMADLERRANSPDTTTDGKDLNTRSQQPAP